The window AGCCAGTGCAGTTCCCGGTTCCCCGCCGAACAACGCGACTCCCAAAGCGCAAGCGGCCATCAGCCCGGAGTTGAGATGCTTCATACAAAGGTCCTCATGAACTTGGTTGGTTGTCACGCGCCCTGCACAAGAACGATCTCCTGCACGGGGCAAGATACCGGCTGCCTTCCACTGGGCACGGGCAACGTGTCGGGCCGCGTCGCGCAAAACGACGCCGGCGCCGTCGCGTTCAGCCGCCCGATATCACGGCCTGTGGAATCTGGTAGTGCTCGTAGTCGTTGACCTCGATCGTCCACATGTCGTCGGCCTTCGACGCCTTGACCTTCTCGTTCCCGCTGGTCACCTTGTCGCCGATGAACGTGAGGACGCGCTCGAGGCCGCCCGCAGGCTTGATGTGAACTTCCGCGTTGCCCGGCTTGCCGCGGATGACGCCGAACTCGCATTGCGAAGACCCGACGGGCGCGTTGCCCATCCAGCAGGGCACCGGCCCGGTGGCGTGATAAGGCGTGCCCTTGACCTTGGCGTCGCTGGCCGGCGCCGCGCCCAGCGCAGGCTTGGCTACGGGGCTGCCGGTGACGCCGACCGTGAGGGTGTAGTTCGCGGTCTCGTTCCGCCGCGCAGCGCTGCGCATCAGGTAGACGCGGACCGTGTACTCGCCGTCGGCTTCCAGCGTGCCCGACCACTCGTTGCCGCCCGACGAGCTGTTGTAGACGGCCACGTCCTTCGAGCCCGGCGGGAGCACGTTGAAGTAATTCGCGCCGTGCTTCGTCTTGAGCCACACGCTCATCGTCTGGCCGGCCTTGGCGCGCAGCTTGTAGTCGATCGTCTGGTCGCCCTTGATCGACCCGTTGGTCGTGGCCGACGTCGCGCCCGCCGCGAACCTGACCTGCCGCGTCTCGATGCCGCTCGCCGCCGGCGCTTCGTGACTCGCCGCTACGAACGCGAATCCCAGCGCGAGCACCCACACGGACCGCTTCATCTCCGCCCTCCCCTTGGACCGGCAGCGGTCCGTCTGCGTCGCAACGTCGCGGCCGCGATCGCCATGAGCGCGACTGCCAGCGCCGTCACGCCCTCCTGCGAGTTCGTGGGCACCGGCACGACTGGCGCGATCTTCGTCCACGTGCCCGCCGCTTGGGGCGTGTAGGCCTGTCCCGTCACCAGCCCCGACACATCGAGCACCGTGCAGCTGTCGGCGACGCCGGCCACGCTGGTCCCCGTTGTGCTGCAGGTGGCGCCTTCCATGGCATAGTCTCCAGTGCTGAGAATACGCACCTCGTTGTAGTGGTCGCCGGCGCCGTGCGGGATCGATCCGCTCGTCCAGACCTGGAAATCCAATGCCCAGTTGGCGATCGCGCCGGTCGCATCGGTCCCGGCGACGAACGAGTACACGCGCGCGTTCGGGTCCGACGACGCGTAGGTGTGGACCCCGTCCGAGAACGAGTACGACGTCACCTGCGCGAGGATGTTCGCCGACGGGAGATTCGGCGCGAGCGGCGTGGCGGTCGTGAATTGCCCGGTCACCCGCTGCGAGGTCGCGTACGGCCCCGAGACGATCGAGTAGGTCGGACCGACGTACTGGTAGGTCGTCGCGGCCGACACGCTCACGGAGGCCGACAACGCAACGGCGAGGAAGCAGCTGCGATGCATCGCTCAATAACCCCAGTTCGGATTGTTCCGATAGGGGTAGTTGCCCGACACCCGGCGCCCGGACGAAATGGCGTGGCTCTGCCCCATCGGCAGGTTCGGGTAGTCGCCGGGCCCGTAGGTGTGGCAGTCGCCCTGGAAGTTCGCGTCGGTGCAGAAGATCCAGTAGCCGGACTCCACGCGCAGCGATCGCGCCTTGTCGTTGAATCCCCGCCGGTCGAGGTTGGACATCCCGCCGGGCTCGACGACGAGCGTCTCGCCCGACAGGCTGTAGCCCGAGTAGAGGATCGCGCGCGAACCGGATCCCCAGTTCCCGCCGCCCCCGCCCCACTGCGGCTGGTTGTTCCAGCCGCCGCCGCCGTCGGGCGTCCAGCCCAGCGAGCGCACCGACGAGACGCGGTTGCTCAAGCCCATCGCTTCGAGCGACGGGTACTCGCCGGGACCGAGCGTCGTGCACCGGCCGGCGAAATACGCATCGGCGCAGATCTGCCAACGCCCGCCGCGCACGATCGCCGACGACGCCCGGTCGTTGAAGCCGCTGTCGGCGAGATTCGAGACGCTGTGGCTGGACGAGTAGTTGCGGCCGCTGAAGCCCTCGTTCTCGTACAGCGCGATCTGGGCGCTGGATGCGCCGGCGACCGAAAGCGCGGCCAAGCCGGCCGCTAGACCGGCCGCGAAGGTGGTCTTCATCGTCTTTCTCCTGTCGGGATTCGCTTCCGGGACGGACCTGTCCGCGTCCCTTCGTGCGGCGTGCATTAGATCGGGACGGTCGCCGGCGCGC of the Burkholderiales bacterium genome contains:
- a CDS encoding beta/gamma crystallin family protein, with translation MKTTFAAGLAAGLAALSVAGASSAQIALYENEGFSGRNYSSSHSVSNLADSGFNDRASSAIVRGGRWQICADAYFAGRCTTLGPGEYPSLEAMGLSNRVSSVRSLGWTPDGGGGWNNQPQWGGGGGNWGSGSRAILYSGYSLSGETLVVEPGGMSNLDRRGFNDKARSLRVESGYWIFCTDANFQGDCHTYGPGDYPNLPMGQSHAISSGRRVSGNYPYRNNPNWGY